One genomic region from Actinomycetota bacterium encodes:
- a CDS encoding HEAT repeat domain-containing protein, protein MSAFGLQKSRFVKPNIEKMEAKKDVNGLAQALKNENVNLRINAALALGKLKRARAVAPLIEALRDEDEDVRWGAAWALGEIGKPAARPLIQVLNDEDSDVRWKAAWALEKIGKPVVESLIQALKVESGEAKAKVALVLGAIGDIRAVRPLVQALRDEDENVRWGAAWALEKIGGAAAKSLTKSLEDGNAETRRDAAIALGVIRDETAVEPLLVTMKDTDAEVRRESAAALINIGNKKAISTLKRLLSDENEDVRRLSAAVLGSLGWQPDEETDKLQFYIANREWQEVVNLGSESVLPMLKALKNENWDVRRQVALALKDKGDPLVRALADALDEEDEDIRREAALVFKELGDESTLDELLEAMGNRDWFVRRSVALTLGEIGSDKAIGPLIVALKDEDEDVRRVAAWALGRLGEIAVDPLLEALISDDTGMRRGSAWALGVIGDARACDSLIAALKDKDEDVRRGAAWALVEIGVEATGPLNTALADEEIQEQVEAILQNLGVKLEAEVAAEEIPGEELLVQGAEFAEEPSVACEPVAEAQLQATPSTSEVLEKMGWAPESCEEPEAEAEKVEDLIANRQWDRLTELGDEAVGSLILVLEDEDAEVRGRAAWSLGVIGNVKAIKPLIRRLADEDRDVRVKSAGGLKKIGSAAVDPLIDTLTSEDPELRKEAARVLGEIRDIRAIAPLIRTLKDDDEKVRGRAANALEKIGKPAVESLQEAIHDEDPSVKQLASSILTRLGWKPSEMEKPVEELPPLPEIPMVEEEVPVAEMAAVAA, encoded by the coding sequence GTGAGCGCGTTCGGGTTACAAAAATCCCGCTTCGTCAAGCCGAACATCGAGAAGATGGAGGCGAAGAAGGACGTCAACGGCCTTGCTCAGGCATTGAAGAACGAAAACGTTAACCTGCGTATAAATGCCGCTCTTGCGCTGGGCAAACTCAAGAGGGCACGGGCCGTCGCCCCGCTCATCGAAGCTCTCAGGGATGAGGACGAGGACGTTCGCTGGGGTGCGGCATGGGCCCTCGGCGAGATAGGCAAACCGGCGGCCCGTCCCCTGATCCAGGTACTCAATGACGAGGACAGCGACGTGCGCTGGAAGGCCGCCTGGGCCCTTGAGAAGATTGGGAAGCCTGTGGTGGAGTCGTTGATCCAGGCCCTCAAGGTGGAGTCGGGGGAGGCAAAGGCCAAGGTGGCCCTGGTGCTGGGGGCAATCGGGGATATCAGGGCGGTGCGGCCTTTGGTTCAGGCCTTGCGTGACGAGGACGAAAACGTGCGTTGGGGGGCGGCCTGGGCCCTGGAGAAGATAGGGGGCGCCGCGGCCAAGTCACTGACCAAGTCGCTGGAAGACGGCAACGCGGAGACGCGCAGGGATGCGGCCATCGCCCTCGGGGTCATCCGCGACGAGACCGCGGTGGAACCGCTGCTCGTCACCATGAAGGACACGGACGCCGAGGTGAGGCGGGAGTCCGCTGCGGCGCTGATCAATATCGGAAACAAGAAGGCTATCTCCACCCTCAAGCGGCTGCTCTCGGACGAGAACGAGGACGTGCGCAGGCTGTCCGCCGCGGTCCTCGGGAGTCTGGGCTGGCAACCGGACGAGGAGACGGACAAGCTCCAGTTCTATATCGCCAACCGGGAGTGGCAGGAAGTGGTGAACCTGGGTAGCGAGTCCGTACTGCCCATGCTCAAAGCGCTGAAGAACGAGAACTGGGACGTGCGCAGGCAGGTGGCCCTCGCCCTCAAGGACAAGGGCGACCCCTTGGTCAGGGCTCTGGCGGACGCCCTGGACGAAGAGGACGAGGACATCCGCCGCGAGGCGGCCCTGGTCTTTAAGGAACTCGGAGACGAGTCCACCCTGGATGAGTTGCTGGAGGCCATGGGAAACCGGGACTGGTTCGTTCGCCGCAGCGTGGCCCTTACCCTGGGTGAGATCGGGAGTGATAAAGCCATCGGCCCCCTCATCGTCGCCCTCAAGGACGAGGACGAGGACGTGCGCCGCGTGGCTGCCTGGGCCCTCGGCAGGCTGGGGGAGATAGCGGTGGATCCGCTCCTGGAGGCACTCATCTCCGACGATACGGGAATGCGTCGCGGTTCCGCGTGGGCCCTCGGAGTGATCGGGGACGCGCGAGCCTGCGACAGCCTCATCGCTGCCCTCAAGGACAAGGACGAGGACGTAAGGCGCGGTGCGGCCTGGGCCCTGGTCGAGATAGGAGTGGAGGCTACCGGCCCGCTCAACACGGCCCTGGCCGACGAGGAGATCCAGGAACAGGTGGAAGCGATCCTGCAGAACCTGGGCGTCAAGCTAGAGGCAGAGGTTGCAGCGGAGGAGATTCCCGGGGAGGAGCTGTTGGTCCAGGGGGCGGAATTCGCGGAGGAGCCTTCGGTAGCCTGCGAACCCGTGGCGGAGGCGCAACTGCAGGCCACGCCGTCCACCTCCGAGGTGCTCGAGAAGATGGGTTGGGCACCCGAGAGCTGCGAGGAACCCGAGGCCGAAGCGGAGAAAGTCGAGGACCTCATCGCCAACCGGCAATGGGACCGCCTGACGGAACTCGGCGACGAGGCCGTGGGCTCACTTATCCTGGTCCTCGAAGACGAGGATGCGGAAGTGAGGGGACGGGCCGCCTGGTCCCTGGGTGTGATCGGAAACGTAAAGGCGATCAAGCCGTTGATCCGGAGGCTGGCGGACGAGGATAGAGATGTGAGGGTCAAGTCCGCCGGAGGCCTCAAGAAGATCGGCAGCGCAGCGGTGGACCCCTTGATCGATACGCTGACCTCCGAGGACCCCGAGCTGCGCAAGGAAGCGGCAAGGGTGTTGGGAGAGATCCGGGACATCCGGGCCATCGCTCCGCTCATCAGGACGCTCAAGGACGATGACGAGAAGGTTCGCGGCAGGGCGGCCAATGCACTGGAGAAGATCGGCAAGCCGGCTGTCGAGTCCCTACAGGAAGCTATACACGACGAGGATCCGAGCGTGAAGCAATTGGCGTCGTCGATATTGACCAGGCTGGGATGGAAGCCTTCGGAGATGGAGAAACCGGTGGAGGAACTGCCGCCGTTGCCCGAGATCCCCATGGTGGAGGAAGAGGTCCCGGTCGCGGAGATGGCCGCGGTCGCCGC